CATCTCCTTACTCACTCTGTGGTTGCCGCTGATCGCAAAAGGTCAGCTAAAGGCGATGGTGAAACGAGTGTTTCGTCTTtggtgctgcactgcgcGGAGCTCAGGCGCTGTACTCATGGAGTCCGTCCTGTACCGTTGGGCGCTTTCATAGAGTTGTCGACCAGTCCATAAACTCCATCGTTTTCTgtccccttttcccttttcctctgaTGAAGGGGCACCTTCTCCACTACCGACTTCACGTTGTTTCTGCCCAAGAAAAAGTTCCACCTCACCCCCCTTTCCTACCGCTTTTCTCCAGGCCAGATCCATGGTGCAGCCGGAGCAGCACATTGTCTATGCCATCCACGAGTATGCGATTCCGGGAAGCAGATTTTTGCCGCTCAAGGCAGGGGACGTGATGCACGTTGAGGAGGCCGATGAGAGCGGCTGGTGGCTTGGCACCAACCTCCGCGGACAGAAAGGTATCTTTCCATCCACATACACGCTCCCCTAcgtctttccccctcccatGGAGGATATGATGCGCGACATGCGGCTCATTATGCTGGGCCGCTGCTTTGGTGTGGATGTGGCTAGTGGTGTGCcccttccgctgctgcagtgcatggACGCAGAGGTGTGCGATGCCCAGATGCCCACGCCACCGCCCTACTTCTCCTACAAGCAAGTCCATAAGCGCCTGCTCGACCGTGAAGCGGCGCGCACGCGAGTGATGAAGCTGCTCTCTCAGCTCATGGAGACGTGCACATGCGTCGAAGAGGAGCGAGCAAAGATCGCGCAGGGGCTTGCGACCCAGGAGCAACAGGTCGCAGATCGTCAAGCGGCCCTGAGCGAGAAATTTGCAGCGCTGGAAGTATCGCTCTGTGCACTTACGGTGCGCAAGTCG
This portion of the Leishmania panamensis strain MHOM/PA/94/PSC-1 chromosome 11 sequence genome encodes:
- a CDS encoding hypothetical protein (TriTrypDB/GeneDB-style sysID: LpmP.11.1340), which produces MVQPEQHIVYAIHEYAIPGSRFLPLKAGDVMHVEEADESGWWLGTNLRGQKGIFPSTYTLPYVFPPPMEDMMRDMRLIMLGRCFGVDVASGVPLPLLQCMDAEVCDAQMPTPPPYFSYKQVHKRLLDREAARTRVMKLLSQLMETCTCVEEERAKIAQGLATQEQQVADRQAALSEKFAALEVSLCALTVRKSACLQDGIVPTSAWYEQFNIVSVSGTSSSDSLSYERAWRSTLRDVKEVVRGQEEELTCLSTSCAQQEDAFVRATSSLQERVQWRDGSVARMLAYWAYKAQAVKTAYRDAKVMHDATETTLHLEASQLIHLLEEGRERYIQAKELFRQFRRQAEEISAVLQRKDALDSLSREIAEVDAAIATHEQWQRHDPVALS